A genome region from Solirubrobacter pauli includes the following:
- a CDS encoding cytochrome c biogenesis CcdA family protein, with amino-acid sequence MTGGVDTTVIAAFAVGFISFISPCVLPLVPGYLSAVSGYSLADMKSGDRGLAKILLPAIVFCLSFTAVFVALGMTATGLGSTLQDSRGTLDKVAGAIIIALGVFFLLTPFVPRLNKEWRPDALISRAGSGGPLIAGAAFAVAWSPCVGPTLGTILSAAATQDTVGKGGILLAFYSLGLAVPFLLTAVAFTRMTTAFAWLRNHYLIITAISGAILITMGVMLFTGELANLNIKAQEWLDDLGLNFFKSV; translated from the coding sequence ATGACCGGCGGCGTCGACACCACGGTCATCGCCGCCTTCGCGGTGGGCTTCATCTCGTTCATCTCGCCGTGCGTGCTGCCGCTCGTGCCCGGCTACCTGAGCGCCGTCTCCGGCTACAGCCTCGCCGACATGAAGTCCGGCGACCGCGGCCTGGCGAAGATCCTGCTGCCCGCGATCGTCTTCTGCCTGAGCTTCACGGCGGTGTTCGTCGCCCTGGGCATGACCGCGACCGGCCTCGGCAGCACGCTGCAGGACTCACGCGGCACGCTCGACAAGGTCGCCGGCGCGATCATCATCGCGCTCGGCGTGTTCTTCCTGCTGACGCCGTTCGTCCCCCGCCTGAACAAGGAGTGGCGGCCGGACGCGCTGATCAGCCGCGCCGGCTCGGGTGGCCCGCTGATCGCCGGCGCCGCGTTCGCGGTCGCCTGGTCGCCGTGCGTGGGCCCGACGCTCGGCACGATCCTCAGCGCCGCCGCCACCCAGGACACGGTCGGCAAGGGCGGCATCCTGCTCGCCTTCTACTCGCTCGGCCTGGCCGTCCCGTTCCTGCTGACCGCGGTCGCCTTCACGCGCATGACCACCGCCTTCGCGTGGCTACGCAACCACTACCTGATCATCACCGCGATCTCCGGCGCGATCCTGATCACGATGGGCGTGATGCTGTTCACCGGCGAGCTCGCGAACCTCAACATCAAGGCCCAGGAGTGGTTGGACGACCTGGGCCTGAACTTCTTCAAGTCGGTCTGA
- a CDS encoding TlpA family protein disulfide reductase, which produces MTIAAALLVGLLAYGVFSKGGDTTLDEAVAKGERPMAPVAALPVLGADGQSSLADYKGKVVILNVWASWCDPCREEMPLLQKTHAKIASQGGMVLGVDTQDASDKALEFLKEVDASFPSVRDRDREYGRRFGVKGYPETFIIDRKGRIAAMQRFPVDQAWLDKHLPKLLAEKA; this is translated from the coding sequence GTGACGATTGCGGCTGCGTTGCTCGTGGGCCTGCTGGCGTACGGCGTGTTCTCCAAGGGCGGGGACACCACGCTCGACGAGGCGGTCGCCAAGGGCGAGCGCCCGATGGCCCCCGTGGCCGCCCTGCCCGTGCTCGGCGCGGACGGCCAGTCCTCGCTCGCCGACTACAAGGGCAAGGTCGTCATCCTCAACGTGTGGGCCTCCTGGTGCGACCCGTGCCGCGAGGAGATGCCGCTCCTGCAGAAGACGCACGCGAAGATCGCGTCCCAGGGCGGGATGGTGCTCGGCGTCGACACGCAGGACGCCTCGGACAAGGCGCTGGAGTTCCTGAAGGAGGTCGACGCGTCGTTCCCGAGCGTGCGTGACCGGGACCGCGAGTACGGCCGGCGGTTCGGCGTGAAGGGCTATCCCGAGACGTTCATCATCGACCGCAAGGGCCGGATCGCGGCCATGCAGCGCTTCCCGGTCGACCAGGCCTGGCTGGACAAGCACCTCCCGAAGCTGCTAGCAGAGAAGGCGTGA
- a CDS encoding cytochrome c-type biogenesis protein, whose amino-acid sequence MKSALVTLLAALLLVVAAPAAAQEASLPDIEDEVMCVECGTVLSVSNSPVAMQERQFIRDQIAQGKSKDEIKDALVDEYGEAVLADPGTEGFNATLWVVPILVTLLALAGIVFAVRRWRGRTPTSEPEPPPPLSAEDARRLDAELGR is encoded by the coding sequence GTGAAGTCCGCACTCGTCACGCTCCTGGCGGCCCTGCTGCTCGTCGTCGCCGCTCCCGCCGCCGCGCAGGAGGCCTCGCTCCCCGACATCGAGGACGAGGTCATGTGCGTCGAGTGCGGCACCGTGCTCAGCGTCTCCAACTCGCCGGTCGCGATGCAGGAGCGCCAGTTCATCCGCGACCAGATCGCGCAGGGCAAGAGCAAGGACGAGATCAAGGACGCGCTCGTGGACGAGTACGGCGAGGCCGTCCTCGCCGACCCCGGCACCGAGGGCTTCAACGCCACGCTGTGGGTCGTGCCGATCCTGGTCACGCTGCTCGCGCTCGCCGGGATCGTGTTCGCGGTGCGCCGGTGGCGCGGACGCACGCCCACGAGCGAGCCGGAGCCGCCCCCGCCGCTGAGCGCCGAGGACGCGCGCCGCCTGGACGCGGAGCTGGGCCGATGA